One stretch of Ipomoea triloba cultivar NCNSP0323 chromosome 8, ASM357664v1 DNA includes these proteins:
- the LOC116027912 gene encoding CLAVATA3/ESR (CLE)-related protein 25-like, producing the protein MGSRRVKGFWGSVVVIGVIVWLLMVTALQNLERGSMKEVDMRIDENTNFHRKMDLINFISKRRVPNGSDPIHNRKAGNSRRPPGQAFEGDFNMP; encoded by the exons atggGGAGTAGGAGGGTTAAGGGGTTTTGGGGGTCAGTGGTGGTGATAGGAGTGATTGTGTGGTTGTTAATGGTGACAGCCTTACAAAACCTGGAAAGAGGGAGCATGAAGGAGGTGGATATGAGAATAGATGAGAACACAAACTTTCATAGGAAAATGGATCTTATCAACTTCATCAGCAAAAGAAGAGTTCCAAATGGATCTGACCCTATCCATAACAG GAAAGCGGGAAACTCTCGACGACCACCTGGCCAAGCTTTCGAAGGAGACTTCAACATGCCATGA